A part of Saimiri boliviensis isolate mSaiBol1 chromosome 13, mSaiBol1.pri, whole genome shotgun sequence genomic DNA contains:
- the MBD1 gene encoding methyl-CpG-binding domain protein 1 isoform X41, with the protein MGGFRLRTGRNGAQNSDRLLLLPVASMAEDWLDCPALGPGWKRREVFRKSGATCGRSDTYYQSPTGDRIRSKVELTRYLGPACDLSLFDFKQGILCYPAPKAHSVAVTSKKRKKPSRPSKTRKHQVGPQGGEVRKRQVGPQSGEIRKEAPKDETKADTVTVPASFPAPGCCENCGISFSGDSTQRQRLKTLCKDCRAQRIAFNREQRMFKRVGCGECAACQVTEDCGACSTCLLQLPHDVASGLFCKCERRRCLRIVERSRGCGVCRGCQTQEDCGRCRICLRPPRPGLRRQWKCVQRRCLRGKHGRRRGACDSKMAARRRPSAQPLPPPPPSQPPEPTEPQPYTNRRQNRKCGACAACLRRMDCGRCDFCCDKPKFGGSNQKRQKCRWRQCLQFAMKRLLPSVWSESEDGAGSPPPYRRRKRPSSAQRHHLGPTLKPTLDTRTARPDRTQAPSKQEAGGGFVLPPPGTDLVFLREGASSPVQVPGPVAASTEARLQEAQCSGLSWVVALPQVKQEKADTQDEWTPGTAVLTSPVLVPGCPSKAVDPGLPSVKQEPPDPEEDKEENKDDSASKLAPEEEAGGAGTPVITEIFSLGGTRFRDTAVWLPRSKDLKKPGARKQ; encoded by the exons ATGGGGGGATTTAGGCTCAGGACGGGAAGGAATGGAGCGCAGAACTCTGACAG GCTACTGCTGCTTCCCGTGGCCTCCATGGCTGAGGACTGGCTGGACTGCCCAGCCCTGGGCCCTGGCTGGAAGCGCCGTGAAGTCTTTCGCAAGTCAGGGGCTACCTGTGGACGCTCAGACACCTATTACCAGAG CCCCACAGGAGACAGGATCCGAAGCAAAGTCGAGCTGACTCGATACCTGGGCCCTGCGTGTGATCTCTCCCTCTTCGACTTCAAACAAGGCATCTTGTGTTATCCAGCCCCCAAG GCCCATTCTGTGGCTGTCACCAGCAAGAAGCGAAAGAAGCCTTCCAGACCATCCAAGACTCGAAAACATCAGGTTGGACCCCAGGGTGGTGAGGTCAGGAAACGTCAGGTTGGACCCCAGAGTGGTGAGATCAGGAAAGAGGCCCCAAAGGATGAGACCAAGGCTGACACTGTCACAGTCCCAGCTTCATTCCCTGCTCCTGG ATGCTGTGAGAACTGTGGAATCAGCTTCTCAGGGGATAGCACCCAAAGACAGCGGCTCAAAACATTGTGCAAAGACTGCCGAG CACAGAGAATTGCGTTCAACAGGGAACAGAGAATGTTTAAG CGTGTGGGCTGTGGGGAGTGTGCAGCCTGCCAGGTAACAGAAGACTGTGGGGCCTGCTCCACCTGCCTCCTGCAGCTGCCCCATGATGTGGCATCGGGGCTGTTCTGCAAGTGTGAGCGGAGACGCTGCCTCCGGATTGTGGAAAGG AGCCGAGGGTGTGGAGTATGCCGGGGCTGTCAGACCCAAGAGGACTGTGGCCGTTGCCGCATCTGCCTTCGCCCTCCCCGCCCTGGTCTCAGGCGCCAGTGGAAATGTGTCCAGCGACGTTGCCTACGG GGTAAACATGGCCGCCGCAGGGGAGCCTGTGACTCCAAGATGGCTGCCAGGCGGCGTCCCAGTGCCCAGCCAttgcctccacctccaccatcacAGCCCCCCGAGCCCACAGAGCCG cagcCCTACACGAACCGCCGGCAGAACCGCAAGTGCGGGGCCTGTGCAGCCTGCCTACGGCGGATGGACTGTGGCCGCTGCGACTTCTGCTGCGACAAGCCCAAATTCGGGGGCAGCAACCAGAAGCGCCAGAAGTGTCGTTGGCGCCAATGCCTGCAGTTTGCCATG AAGCGGCTGCTGCCCAGTGTCTGGTCAGAGTCTGAGGATGGGGCAGGATCGCCTCCACCTTACCGTCGTCGAAAGAGGCCCAGCTCTGCCCAACGGCACCATCTTGGCCCTACCTTGAAGCCCACCTTGGATACACGCACAGCCCGACCAGACCGTACCCAGGCTCCATCGAAGCAGGAAGCAGGTGGTGGCTTTGTGCTGCCTCCGCCTGGCACTGACCTTGTGTTTTTACGGGAGGGCGCAAGCAGTCCTGTGCAGGTGCCGGGCCCTGTTGCAGCTTCCACGGAAGCCCGGTTGCAG GAGGCCCAGTGCTCTGGCCTGAGTTGGGTTGTGGCCTTACCCCAGGTGAAGCAAGAGAAGGCGGATACCCAGGACGAGTGGACACCAGGCACAGCTGTCCTGACTTCTCCCGTATTGGTGCCTGGCTGCCCTAGCAAG GCAGTAGACCCAGGCCTGCCATCTGTGAAGCAAGAGCCACCTGACCCTGAGGAGGACAAGGAGGAGAACAAGGATGACTCTGCCTCCAAATTGGCcccagaggaggaggcaggaggggctggcACACCCGTG ATCACGGAGATTTTCAGCCTGGGTGGAACCCGCTTCCGAGACACAGCGGTCTGGTTGCCAAG GTCCAAAGACCTTAAAAAACCTGGAGCTAGAAAGCAGTAG
- the MBD1 gene encoding methyl-CpG-binding domain protein 1 isoform X47: MGGFRLRTGRNGAQNSDRLLLLPVASMAEDWLDCPALGPGWKRREVFRKSGATCGRSDTYYQSPTGDRIRSKVELTRYLGPACDLSLFDFKQGILCYPAPKAHSVAVTSKKRKKPSRPSKTRKHQVGPQGGEVRKRQVGPQSGEIRKEAPKDETKADTVTVPASFPAPGCCENCGISFSGDSTQRQRLKTLCKDCRAQRIAFNREQRMFKRVGCGECAACQVTEDCGACSTCLLQLPHDVASGLFCKCERRRCLRIVERSRGCGVCRGCQTQEDCGRCRICLRPPRPGLRRQWKCVQRRCLRGKHGRRRGACDSKMAARRRPSAQPLPPPPPSQPPEPTEPHPRALAPSPPAEFIYYCVDEDELKRLLPSVWSESEDGAGSPPPYRRRKRPSSAQRHHLGPTLKPTLDTRTARPDRTQAPSKQEAGGGFVLPPPGTDLVFLREGASSPVQVPGPVAASTEARLQVKQEKADTQDEWTPGTAVLTSPVLVPGCPSKAVDPGLPSVKQEPPDPEEDKEENKDDSASKLAPEEEAGGAGTPVITEIFSLGGTRFRDTAVWLPRSKDLKKPGARKQ, from the exons ATGGGGGGATTTAGGCTCAGGACGGGAAGGAATGGAGCGCAGAACTCTGACAG GCTACTGCTGCTTCCCGTGGCCTCCATGGCTGAGGACTGGCTGGACTGCCCAGCCCTGGGCCCTGGCTGGAAGCGCCGTGAAGTCTTTCGCAAGTCAGGGGCTACCTGTGGACGCTCAGACACCTATTACCAGAG CCCCACAGGAGACAGGATCCGAAGCAAAGTCGAGCTGACTCGATACCTGGGCCCTGCGTGTGATCTCTCCCTCTTCGACTTCAAACAAGGCATCTTGTGTTATCCAGCCCCCAAG GCCCATTCTGTGGCTGTCACCAGCAAGAAGCGAAAGAAGCCTTCCAGACCATCCAAGACTCGAAAACATCAGGTTGGACCCCAGGGTGGTGAGGTCAGGAAACGTCAGGTTGGACCCCAGAGTGGTGAGATCAGGAAAGAGGCCCCAAAGGATGAGACCAAGGCTGACACTGTCACAGTCCCAGCTTCATTCCCTGCTCCTGG ATGCTGTGAGAACTGTGGAATCAGCTTCTCAGGGGATAGCACCCAAAGACAGCGGCTCAAAACATTGTGCAAAGACTGCCGAG CACAGAGAATTGCGTTCAACAGGGAACAGAGAATGTTTAAG CGTGTGGGCTGTGGGGAGTGTGCAGCCTGCCAGGTAACAGAAGACTGTGGGGCCTGCTCCACCTGCCTCCTGCAGCTGCCCCATGATGTGGCATCGGGGCTGTTCTGCAAGTGTGAGCGGAGACGCTGCCTCCGGATTGTGGAAAGG AGCCGAGGGTGTGGAGTATGCCGGGGCTGTCAGACCCAAGAGGACTGTGGCCGTTGCCGCATCTGCCTTCGCCCTCCCCGCCCTGGTCTCAGGCGCCAGTGGAAATGTGTCCAGCGACGTTGCCTACGG GGTAAACATGGCCGCCGCAGGGGAGCCTGTGACTCCAAGATGGCTGCCAGGCGGCGTCCCAGTGCCCAGCCAttgcctccacctccaccatcacAGCCCCCCGAGCCCACAGAGCCG CACCCCAGAGCCCTGGCCCCCTCGCCACCTGCCGAGTTCATCTATTACTGTGTAGACGAGGACGAGCTA AAGCGGCTGCTGCCCAGTGTCTGGTCAGAGTCTGAGGATGGGGCAGGATCGCCTCCACCTTACCGTCGTCGAAAGAGGCCCAGCTCTGCCCAACGGCACCATCTTGGCCCTACCTTGAAGCCCACCTTGGATACACGCACAGCCCGACCAGACCGTACCCAGGCTCCATCGAAGCAGGAAGCAGGTGGTGGCTTTGTGCTGCCTCCGCCTGGCACTGACCTTGTGTTTTTACGGGAGGGCGCAAGCAGTCCTGTGCAGGTGCCGGGCCCTGTTGCAGCTTCCACGGAAGCCCGGTTGCAG GTGAAGCAAGAGAAGGCGGATACCCAGGACGAGTGGACACCAGGCACAGCTGTCCTGACTTCTCCCGTATTGGTGCCTGGCTGCCCTAGCAAG GCAGTAGACCCAGGCCTGCCATCTGTGAAGCAAGAGCCACCTGACCCTGAGGAGGACAAGGAGGAGAACAAGGATGACTCTGCCTCCAAATTGGCcccagaggaggaggcaggaggggctggcACACCCGTG ATCACGGAGATTTTCAGCCTGGGTGGAACCCGCTTCCGAGACACAGCGGTCTGGTTGCCAAG GTCCAAAGACCTTAAAAAACCTGGAGCTAGAAAGCAGTAG
- the MBD1 gene encoding methyl-CpG-binding domain protein 1 isoform X34: MGGFRLRTGRNGAQNSDRLLLLPVASMAEDWLDCPALGPGWKRREVFRKSGATCGRSDTYYQSPTGDRIRSKVELTRYLGPACDLSLFDFKQGILCYPAPKAHSVAVTSKKRKKPSRPSKTRKHQVGPQGGEVRKRQVGPQSGEIRKEAPKDETKADTVTVPASFPAPGCCENCGISFSGDSTQRQRLKTLCKDCRAQRIAFNREQRMFKRVGCGECAACQVTEDCGACSTCLLQLPHDVASGLFCKCERRRCLRIVERSRGCGVCRGCQTQEDCGRCRICLRPPRPGLRRQWKCVQRRCLRGKHGRRRGACDSKMAARRRPSAQPLPPPPPSQPPEPTEPHPRALAPSPPAEFIYYCVDEDELQPYTNRRQNRKCGACAACLRRMDCGRCDFCCDKPKFGGSNQKRQKCRWRQCLQFAMKRLLPSVWSESEDGAGSPPPYRRRKRPSSAQRHHLGPTLKPTLDTRTARPDRTQAPSKQEAGGGFVLPPPGTDLVFLREGASSPVQVPGPVAASTEARLQEAQCSGLSWVVALPQVKQEKADTQDEWTPGTAVLTSPVLVPGCPSKAVDPGLPSVKQEPPDPEEDKEENKDDSASKLAPEEEAGGAGTPVITEIFSLGGTRFRDTAVWLPRSKDLKKPGARKQ, translated from the exons ATGGGGGGATTTAGGCTCAGGACGGGAAGGAATGGAGCGCAGAACTCTGACAG GCTACTGCTGCTTCCCGTGGCCTCCATGGCTGAGGACTGGCTGGACTGCCCAGCCCTGGGCCCTGGCTGGAAGCGCCGTGAAGTCTTTCGCAAGTCAGGGGCTACCTGTGGACGCTCAGACACCTATTACCAGAG CCCCACAGGAGACAGGATCCGAAGCAAAGTCGAGCTGACTCGATACCTGGGCCCTGCGTGTGATCTCTCCCTCTTCGACTTCAAACAAGGCATCTTGTGTTATCCAGCCCCCAAG GCCCATTCTGTGGCTGTCACCAGCAAGAAGCGAAAGAAGCCTTCCAGACCATCCAAGACTCGAAAACATCAGGTTGGACCCCAGGGTGGTGAGGTCAGGAAACGTCAGGTTGGACCCCAGAGTGGTGAGATCAGGAAAGAGGCCCCAAAGGATGAGACCAAGGCTGACACTGTCACAGTCCCAGCTTCATTCCCTGCTCCTGG ATGCTGTGAGAACTGTGGAATCAGCTTCTCAGGGGATAGCACCCAAAGACAGCGGCTCAAAACATTGTGCAAAGACTGCCGAG CACAGAGAATTGCGTTCAACAGGGAACAGAGAATGTTTAAG CGTGTGGGCTGTGGGGAGTGTGCAGCCTGCCAGGTAACAGAAGACTGTGGGGCCTGCTCCACCTGCCTCCTGCAGCTGCCCCATGATGTGGCATCGGGGCTGTTCTGCAAGTGTGAGCGGAGACGCTGCCTCCGGATTGTGGAAAGG AGCCGAGGGTGTGGAGTATGCCGGGGCTGTCAGACCCAAGAGGACTGTGGCCGTTGCCGCATCTGCCTTCGCCCTCCCCGCCCTGGTCTCAGGCGCCAGTGGAAATGTGTCCAGCGACGTTGCCTACGG GGTAAACATGGCCGCCGCAGGGGAGCCTGTGACTCCAAGATGGCTGCCAGGCGGCGTCCCAGTGCCCAGCCAttgcctccacctccaccatcacAGCCCCCCGAGCCCACAGAGCCG CACCCCAGAGCCCTGGCCCCCTCGCCACCTGCCGAGTTCATCTATTACTGTGTAGACGAGGACGAGCTA cagcCCTACACGAACCGCCGGCAGAACCGCAAGTGCGGGGCCTGTGCAGCCTGCCTACGGCGGATGGACTGTGGCCGCTGCGACTTCTGCTGCGACAAGCCCAAATTCGGGGGCAGCAACCAGAAGCGCCAGAAGTGTCGTTGGCGCCAATGCCTGCAGTTTGCCATG AAGCGGCTGCTGCCCAGTGTCTGGTCAGAGTCTGAGGATGGGGCAGGATCGCCTCCACCTTACCGTCGTCGAAAGAGGCCCAGCTCTGCCCAACGGCACCATCTTGGCCCTACCTTGAAGCCCACCTTGGATACACGCACAGCCCGACCAGACCGTACCCAGGCTCCATCGAAGCAGGAAGCAGGTGGTGGCTTTGTGCTGCCTCCGCCTGGCACTGACCTTGTGTTTTTACGGGAGGGCGCAAGCAGTCCTGTGCAGGTGCCGGGCCCTGTTGCAGCTTCCACGGAAGCCCGGTTGCAG GAGGCCCAGTGCTCTGGCCTGAGTTGGGTTGTGGCCTTACCCCAGGTGAAGCAAGAGAAGGCGGATACCCAGGACGAGTGGACACCAGGCACAGCTGTCCTGACTTCTCCCGTATTGGTGCCTGGCTGCCCTAGCAAG GCAGTAGACCCAGGCCTGCCATCTGTGAAGCAAGAGCCACCTGACCCTGAGGAGGACAAGGAGGAGAACAAGGATGACTCTGCCTCCAAATTGGCcccagaggaggaggcaggaggggctggcACACCCGTG ATCACGGAGATTTTCAGCCTGGGTGGAACCCGCTTCCGAGACACAGCGGTCTGGTTGCCAAG GTCCAAAGACCTTAAAAAACCTGGAGCTAGAAAGCAGTAG
- the MBD1 gene encoding methyl-CpG-binding domain protein 1 isoform X22, producing MGGFRLRTGRNGAQNSDRLLLLPVASMAEDWLDCPALGPGWKRREVFRKSGATCGRSDTYYQSPTGDRIRSKVELTRYLGPACDLSLFDFKQGILCYPAPKAHSVAVTSKKRKKPSRPSKTRKHQVGPQGGEVRKRQVGPQSGEIRKEAPKDETKADTVTVPASFPAPGCCENCGISFSGDSTQRQRLKTLCKDCRAQRIAFNREQRMFKRVGCGECAACQVTEDCGACSTCLLQLPHDVASGLFCKCERRRCLRIVERSRGCGVCRGCQTQEDCGRCRICLRPPRPGLRRQWKCVQRRCLRGKHGRRRGACDSKMAARRRPSAQPLPPPPPSQPPEPTEPHPRALAPSPPAEFIYYCVDEDELQPYTNRRQNRKCGACAACLRRMDCGRCDFCCDKPKFGGSNQKRQKCRWRQCLQFAMKRLLPSVWSESEDGAGSPPPYRRRKRPSSAQRHHLGPTLKPTLDTRTARPDRTQAPSKQEAGGGFVLPPPGTDLVFLREGASSPVQVPGPVAASTEARLQEAQCSGLSWVVALPQVKQEKADTQDEWTPGTAVLTSPVLVPGCPSKAVDPGLPSVKQEPPDPEEDKEENKDDSASKLAPEEEAGGAGTPVITEIFSLGGTRFRDTAVWLPRGGTREGKMDVKCGRPRTQWRRQARAGTDEDGLEPMSVSLHLQLR from the exons ATGGGGGGATTTAGGCTCAGGACGGGAAGGAATGGAGCGCAGAACTCTGACAG GCTACTGCTGCTTCCCGTGGCCTCCATGGCTGAGGACTGGCTGGACTGCCCAGCCCTGGGCCCTGGCTGGAAGCGCCGTGAAGTCTTTCGCAAGTCAGGGGCTACCTGTGGACGCTCAGACACCTATTACCAGAG CCCCACAGGAGACAGGATCCGAAGCAAAGTCGAGCTGACTCGATACCTGGGCCCTGCGTGTGATCTCTCCCTCTTCGACTTCAAACAAGGCATCTTGTGTTATCCAGCCCCCAAG GCCCATTCTGTGGCTGTCACCAGCAAGAAGCGAAAGAAGCCTTCCAGACCATCCAAGACTCGAAAACATCAGGTTGGACCCCAGGGTGGTGAGGTCAGGAAACGTCAGGTTGGACCCCAGAGTGGTGAGATCAGGAAAGAGGCCCCAAAGGATGAGACCAAGGCTGACACTGTCACAGTCCCAGCTTCATTCCCTGCTCCTGG ATGCTGTGAGAACTGTGGAATCAGCTTCTCAGGGGATAGCACCCAAAGACAGCGGCTCAAAACATTGTGCAAAGACTGCCGAG CACAGAGAATTGCGTTCAACAGGGAACAGAGAATGTTTAAG CGTGTGGGCTGTGGGGAGTGTGCAGCCTGCCAGGTAACAGAAGACTGTGGGGCCTGCTCCACCTGCCTCCTGCAGCTGCCCCATGATGTGGCATCGGGGCTGTTCTGCAAGTGTGAGCGGAGACGCTGCCTCCGGATTGTGGAAAGG AGCCGAGGGTGTGGAGTATGCCGGGGCTGTCAGACCCAAGAGGACTGTGGCCGTTGCCGCATCTGCCTTCGCCCTCCCCGCCCTGGTCTCAGGCGCCAGTGGAAATGTGTCCAGCGACGTTGCCTACGG GGTAAACATGGCCGCCGCAGGGGAGCCTGTGACTCCAAGATGGCTGCCAGGCGGCGTCCCAGTGCCCAGCCAttgcctccacctccaccatcacAGCCCCCCGAGCCCACAGAGCCG CACCCCAGAGCCCTGGCCCCCTCGCCACCTGCCGAGTTCATCTATTACTGTGTAGACGAGGACGAGCTA cagcCCTACACGAACCGCCGGCAGAACCGCAAGTGCGGGGCCTGTGCAGCCTGCCTACGGCGGATGGACTGTGGCCGCTGCGACTTCTGCTGCGACAAGCCCAAATTCGGGGGCAGCAACCAGAAGCGCCAGAAGTGTCGTTGGCGCCAATGCCTGCAGTTTGCCATG AAGCGGCTGCTGCCCAGTGTCTGGTCAGAGTCTGAGGATGGGGCAGGATCGCCTCCACCTTACCGTCGTCGAAAGAGGCCCAGCTCTGCCCAACGGCACCATCTTGGCCCTACCTTGAAGCCCACCTTGGATACACGCACAGCCCGACCAGACCGTACCCAGGCTCCATCGAAGCAGGAAGCAGGTGGTGGCTTTGTGCTGCCTCCGCCTGGCACTGACCTTGTGTTTTTACGGGAGGGCGCAAGCAGTCCTGTGCAGGTGCCGGGCCCTGTTGCAGCTTCCACGGAAGCCCGGTTGCAG GAGGCCCAGTGCTCTGGCCTGAGTTGGGTTGTGGCCTTACCCCAGGTGAAGCAAGAGAAGGCGGATACCCAGGACGAGTGGACACCAGGCACAGCTGTCCTGACTTCTCCCGTATTGGTGCCTGGCTGCCCTAGCAAG GCAGTAGACCCAGGCCTGCCATCTGTGAAGCAAGAGCCACCTGACCCTGAGGAGGACAAGGAGGAGAACAAGGATGACTCTGCCTCCAAATTGGCcccagaggaggaggcaggaggggctggcACACCCGTG ATCACGGAGATTTTCAGCCTGGGTGGAACCCGCTTCCGAGACACAGCGGTCTGGTTGCCAAG
- the MBD1 gene encoding methyl-CpG-binding domain protein 1 isoform X36, with amino-acid sequence MGGFRLRTGRNGAQNSDRLLLLPVASMAEDWLDCPALGPGWKRREVFRKSGATCGRSDTYYQSPTGDRIRSKVELTRYLGPACDLSLFDFKQGILCYPAPKAHSVAVTSKKRKKPSRPSKTRKHQVGPQGGEVRKRQVGPQSGEIRKEAPKDETKADTVTVPASFPAPGCCENCGISFSGDSTQRQRLKTLCKDCRAQRIAFNREQRMFKRVGCGECAACQVTEDCGACSTCLLQLPHDVASGLFCKCERRRCLRIVERSRGCGVCRGCQTQEDCGRCRICLRPPRPGLRRQWKCVQRRCLRGKHGRRRGACDSKMAARRRPSAQPLPPPPPSQPPEPTEPHPRALAPSPPAEFIYYCVDEDELKRLLPSVWSESEDGAGSPPPYRRRKRPSSAQRHHLGPTLKPTLDTRTARPDRTQAPSKQEAGGGFVLPPPGTDLVFLREGASSPVQVPGPVAASTEARLQEAQCSGLSWVVALPQVKQEKADTQDEWTPGTAVLTSPVLVPGCPSKAVDPGLPSVKQEPPDPEEDKEENKDDSASKLAPEEEAGGAGTPVITEIFSLGGTRFRDTAVWLPSLQGRHSGREDGCKMWETKDTVETTSTSWNRRGWPGTHVSLSPPPASVMWVSCRRSWCPSSQS; translated from the exons ATGGGGGGATTTAGGCTCAGGACGGGAAGGAATGGAGCGCAGAACTCTGACAG GCTACTGCTGCTTCCCGTGGCCTCCATGGCTGAGGACTGGCTGGACTGCCCAGCCCTGGGCCCTGGCTGGAAGCGCCGTGAAGTCTTTCGCAAGTCAGGGGCTACCTGTGGACGCTCAGACACCTATTACCAGAG CCCCACAGGAGACAGGATCCGAAGCAAAGTCGAGCTGACTCGATACCTGGGCCCTGCGTGTGATCTCTCCCTCTTCGACTTCAAACAAGGCATCTTGTGTTATCCAGCCCCCAAG GCCCATTCTGTGGCTGTCACCAGCAAGAAGCGAAAGAAGCCTTCCAGACCATCCAAGACTCGAAAACATCAGGTTGGACCCCAGGGTGGTGAGGTCAGGAAACGTCAGGTTGGACCCCAGAGTGGTGAGATCAGGAAAGAGGCCCCAAAGGATGAGACCAAGGCTGACACTGTCACAGTCCCAGCTTCATTCCCTGCTCCTGG ATGCTGTGAGAACTGTGGAATCAGCTTCTCAGGGGATAGCACCCAAAGACAGCGGCTCAAAACATTGTGCAAAGACTGCCGAG CACAGAGAATTGCGTTCAACAGGGAACAGAGAATGTTTAAG CGTGTGGGCTGTGGGGAGTGTGCAGCCTGCCAGGTAACAGAAGACTGTGGGGCCTGCTCCACCTGCCTCCTGCAGCTGCCCCATGATGTGGCATCGGGGCTGTTCTGCAAGTGTGAGCGGAGACGCTGCCTCCGGATTGTGGAAAGG AGCCGAGGGTGTGGAGTATGCCGGGGCTGTCAGACCCAAGAGGACTGTGGCCGTTGCCGCATCTGCCTTCGCCCTCCCCGCCCTGGTCTCAGGCGCCAGTGGAAATGTGTCCAGCGACGTTGCCTACGG GGTAAACATGGCCGCCGCAGGGGAGCCTGTGACTCCAAGATGGCTGCCAGGCGGCGTCCCAGTGCCCAGCCAttgcctccacctccaccatcacAGCCCCCCGAGCCCACAGAGCCG CACCCCAGAGCCCTGGCCCCCTCGCCACCTGCCGAGTTCATCTATTACTGTGTAGACGAGGACGAGCTA AAGCGGCTGCTGCCCAGTGTCTGGTCAGAGTCTGAGGATGGGGCAGGATCGCCTCCACCTTACCGTCGTCGAAAGAGGCCCAGCTCTGCCCAACGGCACCATCTTGGCCCTACCTTGAAGCCCACCTTGGATACACGCACAGCCCGACCAGACCGTACCCAGGCTCCATCGAAGCAGGAAGCAGGTGGTGGCTTTGTGCTGCCTCCGCCTGGCACTGACCTTGTGTTTTTACGGGAGGGCGCAAGCAGTCCTGTGCAGGTGCCGGGCCCTGTTGCAGCTTCCACGGAAGCCCGGTTGCAG GAGGCCCAGTGCTCTGGCCTGAGTTGGGTTGTGGCCTTACCCCAGGTGAAGCAAGAGAAGGCGGATACCCAGGACGAGTGGACACCAGGCACAGCTGTCCTGACTTCTCCCGTATTGGTGCCTGGCTGCCCTAGCAAG GCAGTAGACCCAGGCCTGCCATCTGTGAAGCAAGAGCCACCTGACCCTGAGGAGGACAAGGAGGAGAACAAGGATGACTCTGCCTCCAAATTGGCcccagaggaggaggcaggaggggctggcACACCCGTG ATCACGGAGATTTTCAGCCTGGGTGGAACCCGCTTCCGAGACACAGCGGTCTGGTTGCCAAG